The genomic stretch ACGGAGAAACGCTGGCGCAGGTTGCGGCGCAAGGTTTCCCGAAAATATCATATGGACAGGGAGGGAAACCGTTTGTCAAGACGCGCAACATGTATAGGTTCTTGCAAACGGCAGCAGCATGAACCGCAATCACCATAATAAACAGGCATCGCATGAAATCGAACGGCACCTTCACGAGCATGAAAGCCATGAGCATCGCGACCATCGCAATACCCATGAGCATCACGACCATCACCATGACCATGACCATGATCACCATGCAATCGGCCATGTGCATGTGGCGGGCGACAGGTTGAAACAGGCGATTGTGTTGGGTTTAATGGTGCTCGCCGCCGAACTGATTGGGGGCATCTGGGCAAATTCGCTCGCTCTGTTGAGCGACGCCGGGCATATGCTGACGGATGTCGCCGCGCTGATTGTCGCCTACTGGGCGATCCGCATGGCCAAAAATCCGCCCAACCCTTCCATGACTTACGGTTATCACCGCGTTACCATCCTTGCCGCTTTGTTCAACGCCTTGACGCTGATCGGCATTGCCGTTTATATCGGCTTTGAAGCCTACCGGCGGATGCTGCATCCCGAACCGGTAAAAGGCGCCGTATTGCTCATCGCGGCATTCATCGGCCTGATCGTAAACCTCTATATCGGCTTGCGGATGCGCGAGCATGCCGACAATATCAACATTAAAAGCGCCATGCTGCATGTGCTGGGAGATGCGGCGGCGTCCGCGGGCGTTATTGTCGCCGGCGTGCTCATGCAATTTACCGGATGGTATATCCTCGATCCGCTGCTGAGCGTAATGATCGCCTTGATCGTCGCCTGGGGCGCCGTCCGGGTGATTAAAGAGGCGCTGCCCGTATTGCTTGAAGCGACACCCGCCCATATCGAGTTTTCCGCCGTATCGGAAAGCCTGCTGGCCATTCCGAATGTCAAGGGCGTGCACGATCTGCATATTTGGAGTCTAACTTCCAACCGCAACGCCTTAAGCGCCCACGTTGTGGTCGATGGCGACATGCTTGTCAAAGATTCGCGGCTTTTACTGCAACAAATTGAAAAAAAGATGGCCGAGCATTTCCGCATCGGCCATGTAACCATCCAGTTCGAAGATGACGGCGGCGCGCATGAACAGGACATGTTCGCCATCGATCAAAATTGGCGGCACTAGCCCCGCCACATCAGCCACATCAGCCACATCATAAAGTCATGATATCAAAACCAGCCAAAGGTAGAGGCCCGTCAGCGTTACAAATAACGTTGGAATGGTAAGAACGACGCCCAACTTCATATATGTTCCCCACGTGACCTTGACGCCTTTGCGCGCCAAAATATTGAGCCACAAGAGTGTCGCCAGCGATCCGATCGGGGTCATTTTCGGGCCCAGATCGACGCCGACGATATTGGCGTAAACGAACGCGTCGCGCATGATTCCGTCGACACCCGTTCCGTCAATCGCCAACGCATTGATCATAACGGTCGGCAAATTATTGATCAGGGAGGAAAAAACAGCGGCCATAAATCCCGTTCCCAGTGTTGCGGCGTAAAGGCCGCCATCCGTTGCATCAGCCAGCCGAGCATCGCCGTAATGCCGGCATTTTGCAAACCGTAGACCACCACAAACATGCCAACGGAAAAAACGATAATGCCCCACGGAGCTTCCCTCACCAACTTCAACGGCCGAACGGCGCCGCTGTTTCTGGCCGCCACAAGCAGCAATATGGCGGCGGCTCCGGCAATAAGCGAAACCGGTACGCCAAAAAGGCTGCTTAATAAATATGCCGCAAACAACATGCCGAGCACGGCCCACGACAGGTAAAACAGCTTCACATCGCGAATGGCTTCGCGAGGCTGTTTAAGCGAGGCGAGGTCGTACGTCCGGGGAATAAACCGGCGAAAAACAAAAAGCAGCACAGCCAAACTCGCCGTTAGCGAAAATAAATCGGGAACAACCATGTATGCGGCATATTCGGCAAATCCGATGCCGAAAAAATCAGCCGAAATAATATTCGTCAAATTGCTGATAATAAGCGGCAGCGAGGTCGTATCGGCAATAAATCCGCCGGCCATGGCAAACGCAATCGCCGCCCGGTCGCCAAGCCCGAGCGAACGCACCATCATTAAAATAATCGGCGTCAACATCAGCGCGGCTCCGTCGTTGTTGAAAAACGCCGTGACCACCGAGCCCAACAGCACGCCGAGAACGAACATGTTCTTCCCGCTGCCGCGCGCCTGTCTGGCCACAACCAACGCCGCCCATTCGAAAAAGCCGATTCCGTCCAACACAAGCGAAATCAATACGGCGGCGATAAACGCCAGCGTCGCATTCCAGATGATGCCCACAACGGCCGCCACATCGGACAAACTGACAATGCCCGCCAGCATGGACAAAACCGCGCCCGCTCCGGCTGACCAGCCGACATGCAGCCCTTTCGGTTTCCAAATGACAAAAATCAACGTGATGACAAGAATGATTGCTGCGATAATCGGCATATTTCCTCCGCGCCGGGACACCGTGGTGTTTTACGAGAATCATGTAATCAATCGAAACGAAGCGCATCGATCGGCTTCAGCTTGGCGGCGCGGTTAGCCGGAAACATCCCGAAAATGACGCCGATCATCACCGAAAAGCCAAACGCGACCAGAATGACATCCGGGGAAAAGACACTGCTGATTTTCAACGCCCTGGAAGCGGCGGACGCGACGCCAATACCGATCGCGATCCCGATTAGCCCGCCGAATCCGCTCAAGACTATCGACTCTATCAAAAACTGCACGAGAATGTCGCGCGTTTTCGCTCCCAAAGCTTTACGGATGCCGATCTCCCGCGTTCGCTCCGTTACGGAAACCAGCATGATATTCATAATGCCGATTCCGCCTACGAGCAGCGAAATGCCGGCAATTCCGCCAAGCGCCAACGCCAACGTATTGGAAATCGAACTGACCGTATCCAAAATATCCTGCTGGTTCAGCACGCGGTAGC from Bacilli bacterium encodes the following:
- a CDS encoding cation diffusion facilitator family transporter, which translates into the protein MNRNHHNKQASHEIERHLHEHESHEHRDHRNTHEHHDHHHDHDHDHHAIGHVHVAGDRLKQAIVLGLMVLAAELIGGIWANSLALLSDAGHMLTDVAALIVAYWAIRMAKNPPNPSMTYGYHRVTILAALFNALTLIGIAVYIGFEAYRRMLHPEPVKGAVLLIAAFIGLIVNLYIGLRMREHADNINIKSAMLHVLGDAAASAGVIVAGVLMQFTGWYILDPLLSVMIALIVAWGAVRVIKEALPVLLEATPAHIEFSAVSESLLAIPNVKGVHDLHIWSLTSNRNALSAHVVVDGDMLVKDSRLLLQQIEKKMAEHFRIGHVTIQFEDDGGAHEQDMFAIDQNWRH